In the genome of Montipora foliosa isolate CH-2021 chromosome 3, ASM3666993v2, whole genome shotgun sequence, one region contains:
- the LOC137996089 gene encoding uncharacterized protein, producing the protein MASRVSPKESCVVSICDDESTLSAKSVNDEGSSVEATENANPAKEELLQALGDVYRPVLTLLKLSGVYFGDTFPYTEMQFSRPRRASYISFCYCGIVISGLWFNVVKTVVSFLLEGDIFRHVMFICWCLLVALLGTTCLFVLPSKAYRPSRFEAFIRKVISLDMVRPCLKRAKSRSRVYLIIFSLVVIVAIFGAFATDIVLKKNIGNAFPWNRWFIFRVTSLVFLTFACGVWLFPFALFCSTCFILEALFDDLYKRMSPPYSNSLSIAALRRQHDNLCQVVETANSFLSLLVLEIVTFSFPVICFNFYLAINSNTIDKDFAFVVSTLFWLLSSSAITGVVLIVGSKVSERIHTVEKILQTFPVASEEEGKLLIFMMNLKGDPKGLSIGGLSVITKSLSVTVVGLIISYAAVMLSLPS; encoded by the exons ATGGCATCTCGAGTATCACCTAAAGAATCCTGTGTGGTTAGTATTTGCGATGATGAGTCAACGCTTTCAGCGAAATCAGTTAATGATGAAGGATCATCCGTTGAAGCAACTGAAAACGCTAACCCTGCTAAGGAAGAGCTTCTTCAGGCACTTGGGGATGTATACAGACCAGTTTTAACGTTGTTAAAGCTGTCGGGAGTGTACTTTGGAGACACGTTCCCTTACACGGAGATGCAATTCTCTCGTCCAAGAAGAGCAAGTTATATTTCCTTTTGTTATTGTGGAATCGTTATCTCTGGTTTGTGGTTTAATGTTGTCAAGACCGTGGTCAGTTTTTTATTAGAGGGTGATATATTTCGCCATGTCATGTTTATTTGTTGGTGTCTCCTTGTCGCTCTTCTCGGGACAACTTGCTTGTTCGTCCTTCCTTCGAAGGCTTACAGACCGTCTCGTTTCGAAGCCTTCATCCGCAAGGTAATCTCCCTTGACATGGTTAGGCCTTGTCTGAAGAGGGCCAAGTCAAGATCGAGAGTATATCTGATCATCTTTTCACTTGTCGTCATTGTTGCGATATTCGGTGCCTTTGCTACAGATAtcgttttgaaaaagaatatcgGCAATGCATTTCCTTGGAACAGATGGTTTATCTTTAGAGTTACGTCCCTCGTCTTCCTTACCTTTGCGTGTGGTGTGTGGCTTTTTCCCTTCGCTTTATTCTGCAGCACATGTTTCATTCTTGAAGCTCTTTTCGATGATCTTTACAAACGAATGTCACCACCTTATTCAAACTCGCTCAGCATAGCCGCACTGAGGCGACAGCATGACAATCTGTGCCAAGTAGTGGAGACGGCGAACAGCTTTCTGTCTCTTCTCGTCCTTGAGATCGTTACTTTTTCATTCCCTGTTATCTGTTTTAATTTTTACCTCGCCATTAACAGTAATACAATTGATAAAGACTTCGCATTTGTCGTCAGTACTTTGTTTTGGCTTCTAAGTTCATCAGCAATCACCGGAGTCGTCTTGATCGTTGGGTCAAAGGTCAGCGAAAGG ATTCACACTGTTGAAAAGATTTTACAAACATTTCCTGTAGCATCAGAAGAAGAAGGAAAG TTACTGATCTTCATGATGAACCTGAAAGGTGACCCAAAGGGTCTTTCCATTGGGGGGCTGTCAGTCATAACGAAATCTCTTTCTGTGACG gTTGTTGGGCTCATCATTTCATATGCTGCTGTTATGCTCTCCTTGCCAAGTTAG